Genomic DNA from Dermacentor variabilis isolate Ectoservices chromosome 6, ASM5094787v1, whole genome shotgun sequence:
ATGTACAATAGAACGTTCACAGATTATCTGTCAATAAAACAGTCCGGAAGccattaacccgccgtggttgctaagtggctatcgTGTTGAGCTGCTCAGTACTAggccgcgagatcgaatcccggtcacggcggccgcatttcgattggggcgaaatgcgaaaacacccgtgtacttagatttaggtgcgtgttaaggaaccccaggtggtccaaatttacggagtcccccattacggcgtgcctcatgatcagatcttggttgtggcacgtaaaagccccataatttattttttccccGAAGCCATCGATGATTCTTGGTACTTTTAAGCCGCAATTATGCAGAAGTACCAAACGCGCGAACGTATATGACTGGTACTTTTGTCGATTTGAAAGCACAGTCTGCAAAAACGTACGTACCCTTGCGTAAAAATATATCCACTGTAAGGTTACGTTAGACACCATGTGGACGTCGAGAGTGATCGTGATTGCGAGTATTGAGAGTAACCGGTATAAATAGTATGGTGAGGTAGAAGACCAGCCAATATGCGCGTCATATTAATTCTTTATCCAATCCGCAAGTTttgcgtggcctctgagatttacAACGGCGCGTTGCCATGCATTAAAATCCCTAAGGCTGTGGAAAGTGCAGTGTGTGCTTTGTTTATTCTTCGAAAGATGGCACTGTAGTCCTTCACGCTGAAAATGCAAATTGTTGCAAACACAAACAGCAGCGCGACGTTTAAAAATGGTGCAGTTTCTCTCACCGTTTGTTGACACCACGTAATTTCTTGAGACTTGCACAGAAGACACAATAAAGCTGTCAAGAGTCTTTGAAATTTCAAGCCCCGCAACGGCATAGCGTTACGGACGAGCGCTAGAGCAACGTACTGTACGAGAGCTAAGCGATTGGATTTGAACTAGACGCCTAGATCGGTACACTTTAGTTTGAACTACGAAGTATCGCGGCAAAATGAATCGGAAAGGTGTGAAAAGGCAAGGTGCTGACATTTCCTTCGAGTCCGGAGGAAGCAGAATCAAGCAAGCCCGCGAGGACGAGCGCCAACGAGGAGCAAGCAAGGAGGTCGATATCTACAactccgatgttgaagaggctGCGCTGGTTCAGGTTCGATGCTAGTTCAATCAGCCACACAGCTGAACATTCGTTTGATATTGATTTTACTCGCTTTTTCTCCACTCAGGACACCACGCCTATTCAGAAGGAATCTCAAGCAGACATGTTGAGCAATGCTGAAAAGATCTTCGAGGAGCTTTTGAGCCAACTGCATCAGCAAACTACGCTGGAGGAAACATGCCTGATCAACATTCGGGAGGCACTAGAAAGAGATGTATTAACCACGTCGCATATATATCCGTACCTCGGTCGGTCGGCGTTATTCGCAGTTAATATTACTACTGCCGTTATTTGCCGCACCATCGTCCGCttttgtttaagaggaagctttagctcgggcgctgctatctaaatgcatgtaaacgGGCAATTCGTTTtacttggcaaccactgcactaaatttgacgaggtttgtagaatttaaaagaacaacttaatatctagtgactgtttgttttgaatgtttgatttaggtcgtgaataatttattaaaaattggcgaatcgcaaattttcagaaaacgatactatcaagtttaaagcTGTAActgaacaatgaaaaataatatcacaattatgtgaattgcatctaatagtacatgtgAAGCGGACAATTaagattgatatgttacacataaatctaaaaaaatttcgtaatatggaaatacagcctttgcagaacccttgtacacaacttaACAAATGCACTTAATATATAAAATGACAtgccgaatttgtccgctttcaatgacgtagtggatgccatttacagaaccgcgatatctgttcttgatgcagagctacaaatttgtaaacttacTGCTTCTACTTCTTTCAAATTTTGGAATATTTGAAGATCTTTTTTAACGaaattcgggccctaaatcgaaattccgcttgcaacagtcactagaatttggcTTTCTccctcaaattcaacaaatttaattaaaataggtccaggggttatctcagaaaaacgtttttgcgttttacatgtatttgaatataggccgcgtcggagtttggcccgagctaaagcttcctcttaacatgtTCTTGCCACATGCCATAAGATGTGGTTAactatattttcttttgtattttctcCAAGGTCGCAGAGCCAGTGGAAGAGTTCTTGCTTAGTGCGAAGAGGTACTTCGAGAACAAGAGGAAGACAGTCTTCGAGCTGGTGTCTGAGATAAACGGTGCCCTCCAGGGCATCGCTGAAATCGACAAAATGAGAGAGGACACCAAAGAGACGATGACGGCAGCTTGGAACGCACTCGCCTGAAGGATTCGTATGTAATTGTTcaataaagcaaacaaaacgaaaagaaatatTATCTTTATTGTGCGTTGGAGATACAGATCGTATAAATATTGGATGATAGCGCTACAGTAGGTGCAGTACCCGCCGCGGTAAGCGGTTCTGAGGTtgcgatgctaagcacgaggtggcgggtgAGACTACCgtcctagtgttcctgtatatgctatatacaggaacactacaccgtccgcggcagctgcatttcgatggaggcagaATGCAATAATTGTGTGCACGCCGAAGAACCCCaaacggtcaaaattaatccggagtccacatatgcggcgtgcttcatagtcatatcgtggtttaatTTGGCCCGGCCGCAAGACCCCAAacttgatatttcttttttttttcataggcaCAATACACAAGAACCCATGTCGTATTTAAGGTGACAATTAACATACACACTGTATATATGTATGACGAAGACCTGCACTCCAGGAGAAGCTCGACTAAATATGTACAGTATTCCGGAAACTTGCCATGGCGATTCGGAGTGGGGGGGGTGGGGGATGCAATAAACAATTTGCGAAATTCCGCAAGTCAGCCAGCTTTCCTACACACGTAATTAGCTTACTTTATGCAGAATATGTGAGTTTCGAAAGCTTGGATGGCGCGGGCCGAATGAAGGTAAGACGTTTACAGGACTGCGTGGGGACAGCTTAAGATATAATGCCAAGCCTGCAAtggcgcgaaaaagacgaggacatgAATCCGTGCAAACTGTAC
This window encodes:
- the LOC142584390 gene encoding uncharacterized protein LOC142584390, which gives rise to MNRKGVKRQGADISFESGGSRIKQAREDERQRGASKEVDIYNSDVEEAALVQDTTPIQKESQADMLSNAEKIFEELLSQLHQQTTLEETCLINIREALERDVAEPVEEFLLSAKRYFENKRKTVFELVSEINGALQGIAEIDKMREDTKETMTAAWNALA